One window of Bacteroidota bacterium genomic DNA carries:
- the wbaP gene encoding undecaprenyl-phosphate galactose phosphotransferase WbaP: protein METRVLARDHSFARRLALARARTFDYVRRRVFSATMLGLGDALGLVIAFALAGTVRHFLFGAAFVQPWMLVMPTIYWAGAVSLGLLPGWGVGAVEEYRRLAWLTVGTFVVAAFGLFLSQQGLDNSRFLMGLAALFAVVTVPLLRNWTKSAMIDAGLWGVPVVIYGAGEMGAAVVRQLREERGLGYVPAAFFDDDESLHGSTVEGVPVVGSMDRVSVEAPFAILAIQNLDMDARRDLLEGPLACYRKAIVIPDLNETPTLWMRSRDLSGMLGLEITYHHISLTRRIAKRAFDLGAVLLTAPLWMPLCALLAVAIWLEDRAHPLYAQERIGQGGRHFRTLKFRTMVPNADLVLKDALASDPALRAEWNANFKLKNDPRITRVGQFLRKTSLDEIPQLFNVLRGEMSLVGPRPLPQYHHGELPASVREVRERVRPGLTGLWQVSGRSDSGNAGMERWDPYYVRNWSLWLDIVILVRTFRAVTKGSGAY, encoded by the coding sequence ATGGAAACCCGCGTCCTCGCCCGCGACCACTCATTTGCCCGCCGCCTCGCGCTCGCCCGTGCTCGCACGTTTGACTATGTGCGCCGCCGCGTCTTCAGCGCCACCATGCTCGGCCTCGGCGACGCGCTTGGCCTGGTGATCGCCTTCGCGCTCGCGGGCACGGTGCGTCATTTCCTCTTCGGAGCGGCCTTCGTGCAGCCCTGGATGCTCGTCATGCCGACGATCTACTGGGCGGGCGCTGTCAGCCTAGGCCTGCTGCCGGGATGGGGCGTGGGCGCTGTCGAGGAGTACCGACGCCTAGCCTGGTTGACCGTGGGAACCTTCGTCGTCGCGGCGTTTGGCCTCTTTCTCTCGCAGCAAGGCCTCGACAACAGCCGCTTCTTGATGGGGCTCGCGGCGCTGTTCGCCGTGGTGACGGTGCCGCTGTTGCGCAACTGGACGAAGTCGGCCATGATTGACGCGGGGCTGTGGGGCGTTCCCGTCGTGATCTACGGGGCGGGCGAGATGGGTGCCGCCGTAGTGCGCCAACTCCGTGAGGAGCGCGGCCTGGGTTACGTACCCGCGGCGTTCTTCGACGACGACGAGAGCTTGCACGGATCGACCGTCGAGGGCGTCCCCGTCGTCGGGTCGATGGACCGTGTCTCGGTGGAGGCGCCGTTTGCCATCCTCGCGATCCAGAACCTCGACATGGACGCCCGGCGCGACTTGCTCGAAGGGCCGCTCGCGTGCTACCGCAAGGCCATCGTCATTCCTGACCTCAACGAGACGCCGACGCTCTGGATGCGCTCGCGAGACCTCAGCGGGATGCTCGGCCTGGAGATTACCTACCACCACATCAGCCTCACCCGTCGCATCGCCAAGCGGGCGTTTGACCTCGGGGCGGTGCTGCTCACGGCGCCGTTGTGGATGCCCCTCTGCGCGCTCCTCGCCGTGGCGATCTGGCTCGAAGACCGCGCGCACCCGCTCTACGCTCAGGAGCGGATCGGACAAGGCGGCCGCCACTTCCGCACGCTCAAATTCCGCACGATGGTGCCCAATGCGGATCTCGTCTTGAAGGACGCGCTGGCGAGCGATCCGGCGCTGCGCGCCGAGTGGAACGCCAACTTCAAGCTCAAGAATGACCCGCGCATCACTCGCGTCGGGCAGTTCCTCCGCAAGACCAGCCTCGACGAGATCCCGCAGCTGTTCAACGTCCTCCGAGGCGAGATGAGCCTGGTTGGTCCGCGCCCGCTCCCGCAGTATCACCACGGCGAGCTGCCAGCCAGCGTCCGCGAGGTGCGAGAGCGCGTTCGGCCTGGGCTGACGGGGCTATGGCAAGTCTCAGGCCGCTCCGACAGCGGCAACGCGGGCATGGAGCGCTGGGACCCGTACTACGTGCGCAACTGGTCACTCTGGCTCGACATCGTGATCCTCGTGCGCACCTTCCGCGCGGTCACCAAAGGATCCGGAGCTTACTAG
- a CDS encoding PIG-L deacetylase family protein, whose protein sequence is MRLPDGPLRLLCLGAHSDDIEIGCGGTVLQLLAAHPGSTVDYVCLSGNPEREAEARAAAEDLLSSAAAATLRFGGFRDGCFPFEGARIKDYFESTLKALRPDIVFTHARADRHQDHRVVSDLTWNTFRDHLVLEYEIPKWDGDLGQPNVYVPLDAATADRKVDLLMRHFGTQRSKRWFTRATFAGLMRLRGIEAGVDQAEAFTGRKIIWR, encoded by the coding sequence ATGCGCCTCCCCGACGGCCCGCTCCGCCTGCTCTGTCTCGGTGCGCACTCCGACGACATCGAGATCGGATGCGGGGGGACCGTGCTACAGCTGCTTGCGGCGCATCCGGGAAGCACGGTGGACTACGTGTGCCTATCGGGCAACCCTGAGCGCGAGGCTGAGGCGCGGGCGGCAGCCGAAGACCTGCTCTCCAGCGCCGCCGCTGCCACGCTCCGGTTCGGCGGTTTCCGCGACGGCTGCTTCCCCTTCGAGGGAGCCCGGATCAAAGACTACTTCGAGTCGACGCTCAAAGCGCTACGGCCGGACATCGTCTTCACGCACGCTCGTGCGGACCGCCATCAGGACCACCGCGTCGTCTCGGACTTAACGTGGAATACGTTCCGCGACCACCTCGTGCTAGAATACGAGATCCCGAAGTGGGACGGCGACCTCGGCCAGCCCAACGTCTACGTCCCGCTCGACGCCGCGACGGCTGATCGCAAGGTCGATCTTCTGATGCGGCACTTCGGGACGCAGCGGAGCAAGCGATGGTTCACCCGTGCGACGTTCGCCGGGTTGATGCGGCTGCGCGGTATCGAGGCGGGTGTCGACCAAGCGGAGGCATTTACAGGTCGGAAAATCATCTGGCGCTAG
- the rpmE gene encoding 50S ribosomal protein L31, with amino-acid sequence MKKDIHPDYSFTTVRLADGTEFVTRTTMPTDNYVSDVDSTNHPFYTGKRQFVDTAGRVEKFNRRYGKKS; translated from the coding sequence ATGAAAAAAGACATCCATCCCGACTACAGCTTCACAACGGTTCGCCTCGCCGACGGCACCGAGTTCGTGACGCGTACGACGATGCCGACCGATAACTACGTCTCCGACGTGGATTCGACCAACCATCCGTTCTACACCGGCAAGCGCCAGTTTGTCGACACGGCGGGCCGTGTTGAGAAGTTCAACCGGCGCTACGGCAAAAAGAGCTAA
- a CDS encoding T9SS type A sorting domain-containing protein has translation MRIDTFPSRALLAGALALLLASPLSAQQFGDCVPGTASATLDVNEVDADLFINGNLFFNGSTAQYEVPRGRGVQAIFAQGLWVAGEVNNELRVAAATYDGYEFWPGPLEDGAVPPSDCADFDRIWVVSNEDVETFESTGVATLDLIEWPADFGAPVIDGDGNPDNYNLANGDRPRINGDQSAWWVNNDVGNQHASTQSQPLGIEVQTLAFASNLFLLRQSTFYEYTIINKNDQPIENTYVGIFVDPDLGDFGDDFIGSDQERGLAFVYNGDEDDSEINGGYGMAPPALGYDFFQGPIINADVPDVGDDMAPDTLGITAFTYFNNGGCADRCDPTAGEATSAQQYFNYLTARWRDGTPFRVGGDGYATTGELTNFAFPGEPPAFWSEGDIDGNGTANTPGDRRFVLSTGPFTLAPGESQVLTLGILWARGSDRFDSVALLKELDDEVQILYENDALAAEDGLPESGFAVGAAYPNPFVRSGDVVRVPYRLDAPERVQAHVFDVLGRRVASLADAARGAGVHEIEWAPVESLPGGIYFVQVQSGTARETVSIVLR, from the coding sequence ATGCGTATCGATACATTCCCATCTCGCGCGCTGCTTGCCGGTGCGCTTGCCCTTCTCCTCGCATCGCCCCTTAGCGCTCAACAGTTCGGGGATTGTGTGCCCGGGACAGCGTCGGCGACGCTCGATGTCAACGAGGTTGACGCCGACCTCTTCATCAACGGCAACCTCTTCTTCAACGGCTCAACGGCCCAGTATGAGGTGCCACGTGGGCGCGGCGTGCAGGCGATCTTCGCCCAGGGTCTTTGGGTTGCAGGCGAGGTGAACAACGAACTGCGGGTAGCTGCGGCCACCTACGACGGGTACGAGTTTTGGCCAGGCCCCTTGGAAGACGGCGCCGTCCCGCCCAGCGACTGTGCGGACTTCGACCGCATCTGGGTCGTCTCCAACGAAGACGTTGAGACGTTTGAGTCTACGGGCGTGGCCACGCTCGACCTGATCGAGTGGCCTGCCGATTTCGGAGCGCCGGTGATCGACGGAGACGGCAACCCCGACAACTACAACTTGGCCAACGGCGACCGGCCGCGCATCAACGGGGACCAGAGCGCGTGGTGGGTCAACAACGACGTGGGCAACCAGCATGCCTCCACGCAATCGCAGCCGCTGGGCATCGAAGTCCAAACCCTCGCCTTCGCCTCCAACCTGTTCCTCCTGCGGCAGAGCACGTTCTACGAGTACACGATCATCAACAAGAACGACCAGCCGATCGAGAACACCTACGTCGGCATCTTCGTGGACCCTGACTTGGGAGACTTCGGCGACGACTTTATCGGCTCTGACCAGGAGCGCGGCCTAGCCTTCGTCTACAACGGCGACGAGGACGACTCGGAGATCAACGGCGGCTATGGCATGGCGCCTCCGGCTCTCGGCTATGACTTCTTCCAGGGGCCGATCATCAATGCCGATGTGCCAGACGTTGGCGACGATATGGCGCCGGACACGCTGGGCATCACCGCGTTTACATACTTCAACAACGGTGGCTGTGCAGATCGGTGCGACCCCACTGCAGGCGAGGCCACGTCAGCGCAGCAGTACTTCAACTACTTGACGGCCCGTTGGCGTGACGGAACGCCCTTCCGAGTCGGTGGAGACGGCTACGCGACCACGGGCGAGCTGACCAACTTCGCCTTCCCCGGCGAGCCTCCCGCCTTCTGGAGCGAAGGGGACATCGACGGCAATGGAACCGCGAACACACCAGGCGACCGCCGCTTCGTGCTTTCGACGGGACCGTTCACGCTCGCCCCAGGCGAGTCTCAGGTCCTCACCCTTGGCATCCTCTGGGCGCGAGGCTCGGACCGCTTCGACTCAGTTGCGCTCTTGAAAGAACTCGACGACGAGGTGCAGATACTTTACGAGAACGACGCGCTAGCGGCCGAGGATGGCCTCCCTGAGTCAGGCTTTGCAGTGGGCGCAGCCTACCCGAACCCCTTCGTACGCTCGGGCGATGTGGTTCGTGTTCCCTACCGGCTTGATGCCCCAGAGCGGGTGCAAGCGCATGTGTTCGACGTGCTGGGTCGCCGCGTGGCATCGCTCGCCGATGCGGCACGGGGAGCGGGCGTTCACGAGATCGAATGGGCCCCGGTGGAGTCGTTACCGGGCGGGATCTACTTCGTCCAGGTTCAATCGGGAACGGCTCGGGAGACGGTCTCCATCGTCCTTCGATAG
- a CDS encoding TlpA disulfide reductase family protein, with product MLLLAATGCREAADTSQSETAVTSSWAAPPDSANTYAQPGAQQLPRFSLPTLSGTRLTNQDLADAALVLHFWAPWSRPSMGDLSLLDSLSTVLVDDGIRVVGVLEADGEQNAAQSVVDSLGIRYPILIDETHQLATAFGEIAMLPTTLLIDRDGAVFERRVGAFTSAEHLRIRLRHLAEQAPSLPPESSEMPQAHALTPDRAHALVRDGAAVFDVRDLSERLANDPLTPATPAPLATLAPEHLPTDLLRPVLFVGDTLGTRAQLAAEQALAWGHRRVYFAGGDLSQLFAGQLDG from the coding sequence ATGCTGCTCCTCGCGGCCACAGGGTGCCGAGAGGCGGCCGACACGTCACAATCGGAGACAGCCGTGACCTCTTCCTGGGCCGCCCCACCCGACAGCGCTAACACGTATGCCCAACCAGGAGCGCAGCAGCTTCCACGATTCTCCCTGCCGACCCTGAGCGGGACGCGCTTGACCAACCAGGACTTGGCCGATGCTGCCCTAGTTCTGCACTTCTGGGCACCCTGGAGCCGTCCAAGCATGGGCGACCTCTCTCTTCTCGACTCGTTGAGCACGGTACTCGTAGACGACGGCATTCGCGTGGTTGGCGTCCTTGAGGCAGACGGTGAGCAAAACGCTGCCCAGTCCGTCGTCGATTCGCTGGGCATACGCTACCCGATCCTCATCGACGAGACGCACCAACTCGCCACGGCGTTTGGCGAGATCGCGATGTTGCCTACAACGCTTCTGATCGACCGCGATGGCGCCGTGTTCGAACGACGTGTGGGGGCGTTCACGTCGGCTGAACACCTACGCATCCGTCTGCGCCACTTGGCAGAGCAAGCCCCGAGCCTTCCGCCCGAGTCTTCAGAAATGCCCCAGGCGCATGCCCTCACGCCAGACCGGGCGCATGCGCTCGTACGTGACGGTGCGGCCGTCTTCGATGTCCGTGACCTCTCCGAGCGGCTTGCCAACGATCCCTTGACGCCTGCAACGCCTGCGCCGCTTGCAACGCTGGCACCAGAACATCTGCCTACCGACCTATTACGGCCGGTGCTCTTCGTTGGCGACACGCTAGGGACACGCGCGCAGCTTGCTGCCGAGCAAGCCTTAGCCTGGGGCCATCGTCGGGTCTATTTCGCTGGCGGCGACCTCTCGCAACTTTTCGCCGGGCAACTCGATGGCTAG
- the ytxJ gene encoding bacillithiol system redox-active protein YtxJ produces the protein MAKVTTLHTPDDFQVVLDASKEHPVAVLKTSIACPISARGQEQFVQLENDADPPLYGLVVQYARPLSNHIAETTGVEHQTPQALVIYDGEVVFHASHQHITAGRLRDAARRAVGASSLS, from the coding sequence ATGGCCAAAGTCACGACCCTCCACACCCCGGACGATTTCCAGGTCGTCCTCGACGCGTCGAAGGAGCATCCCGTGGCCGTCCTCAAGACGAGCATCGCCTGCCCGATTTCGGCACGCGGGCAGGAACAGTTCGTCCAGCTCGAGAACGATGCCGACCCGCCACTCTACGGCCTCGTGGTCCAGTATGCTCGACCGCTCTCAAACCACATTGCTGAGACGACTGGGGTGGAGCATCAGACGCCTCAGGCTCTCGTCATCTACGACGGCGAGGTGGTCTTCCACGCAAGCCACCAGCACATCACGGCTGGGCGCCTGCGCGATGCTGCCCGCCGCGCCGTCGGCGCGTCCTCCCTCTCCTGA
- a CDS encoding class I SAM-dependent methyltransferase has product MKRTPRATSQPAFWDARYQLEGYAFGEQPDPFVAARLSFLEGAGAISVPARIADLGAGEGRVAVHAAERGHHVTAVDFAGAGLAMARSLATKRSVCIDVAEENLTTWLPREPLDVAILLLVHLLPEARGRVLANMPALLRPGGWLIARWFHEAHAARGTFGPSKRDRLVTAQTIRDALPGGTLHQCARRSVLMASGRYLHGEADVLDVVWQAPAP; this is encoded by the coding sequence ATGAAGCGAACGCCCAGAGCTACCTCGCAGCCTGCATTCTGGGACGCCCGCTATCAGCTGGAGGGGTATGCCTTCGGCGAGCAGCCGGACCCCTTTGTCGCCGCCCGCTTGTCCTTCCTTGAAGGGGCGGGTGCGATCAGCGTACCGGCTCGCATCGCAGACCTGGGCGCAGGGGAGGGGCGCGTCGCCGTGCATGCTGCCGAACGCGGGCATCACGTCACCGCCGTCGATTTCGCAGGAGCTGGACTGGCCATGGCTAGATCGCTAGCCACGAAGCGCAGCGTCTGCATCGACGTAGCTGAGGAGAATCTGACTACGTGGTTGCCGCGCGAGCCGCTCGATGTGGCCATATTGTTACTGGTGCACCTACTTCCCGAGGCGCGGGGCAGAGTGCTTGCGAACATGCCTGCACTGCTCCGACCAGGCGGCTGGCTGATCGCGCGCTGGTTTCACGAGGCGCACGCTGCACGAGGTACGTTCGGGCCAAGCAAGCGCGATCGGCTGGTGACAGCGCAGACCATCCGGGATGCGTTGCCGGGCGGCACGCTTCACCAGTGCGCGCGAAGGAGCGTGTTGATGGCCAGCGGACGCTACTTACACGGCGAGGCAGACGTGCTCGATGTCGTCTGGCAGGCACCGGCTCCGTGA
- a CDS encoding M3 family oligoendopeptidase, with the protein MAPTVDTPDSPNTGAENVRWNLDDLYADTAILKADLVAADGQAASFAERYRGKLGALDPASLARTMAELAEIQDTLGRAYTFAYLNWSTATEDAARGALLQHVKEAYTQTAQRLIFFDVEWAAVDAEKANYLLQDEALVSYRHYLELQQLQKDYLLSEPEEKVLAEKSITGRSAWTRFFDETIGRARFEFRGQSLPEQAVLAKLHDADRAVRKDAALSLTEGFERLEYPLTYAFNTVLADKASSDRLRGYTSWIQSRNLANEIQDASVQALIDAVTGRYGLAHRYYRLKARLLGLSPDQVGQDEAPMMDYDRYAPLPLVADTEASSYSWDAARTLVTEAYGDFDRELGDIVARFFDERWIDAPPVAGKRGGAFSHGAVPSAHPYILMNYTGRVRDVQTLAHELGHGVHQYLSREQGVFHADTPLTTAETASVFGEMLVFQRLIGAETAPRRRLSMLVQKIDDSMATVFRQVTMNRFEEAIHLHRRGEGELTADQFAEHWMTTQTAMYGDSVLLGDHYRRWWSYIPHFVHTPGYVYAYAFGELLVLALYARYVEEGKAFPPKYRDLLVAGGSDWPHVLVGRLGIDLDDPGFWQQGLDAIEALVTEAEAEAAKLDV; encoded by the coding sequence ATGGCCCCCACCGTAGACACTCCCGACTCCCCGAATACTGGAGCCGAAAACGTGCGCTGGAACCTGGACGACCTCTACGCAGACACCGCGATCCTCAAAGCAGATCTCGTGGCGGCTGACGGGCAGGCGGCCTCGTTCGCCGAGCGCTACCGTGGCAAGCTCGGCGCATTGGATCCCGCCAGTCTGGCGCGGACGATGGCAGAGCTCGCGGAAATCCAGGACACGCTGGGTCGAGCCTATACGTTCGCGTACCTCAACTGGTCCACCGCGACTGAAGACGCGGCGCGCGGCGCGCTGCTCCAACATGTGAAGGAAGCCTATACGCAGACCGCGCAGCGCCTCATTTTCTTCGATGTCGAATGGGCGGCCGTGGACGCCGAGAAGGCAAACTACCTGCTACAGGACGAGGCGCTGGTCTCGTACCGGCACTACCTCGAACTGCAGCAACTCCAGAAAGACTACCTCCTCTCCGAGCCCGAGGAGAAGGTTCTTGCCGAGAAGAGCATCACGGGGCGGAGCGCATGGACGCGGTTTTTCGACGAGACGATCGGCCGCGCCCGGTTTGAGTTCAGAGGCCAGTCATTGCCGGAACAGGCAGTGCTCGCGAAGCTCCACGACGCCGACCGTGCGGTGCGAAAGGACGCCGCTCTCTCGCTCACCGAAGGGTTTGAGCGCCTTGAGTACCCACTCACCTACGCGTTCAACACCGTCCTGGCCGACAAGGCGTCCTCAGACCGGCTTCGTGGCTACACATCGTGGATTCAGAGCCGCAACCTCGCCAACGAAATCCAAGATGCGAGCGTGCAAGCGCTCATCGACGCCGTGACGGGACGATATGGCCTCGCCCATCGCTACTACCGCCTCAAGGCACGGCTGCTCGGACTTAGCCCAGATCAGGTTGGCCAGGACGAGGCGCCGATGATGGACTACGACCGCTATGCGCCGCTGCCCCTCGTCGCGGATACGGAAGCGTCGTCGTACTCCTGGGACGCGGCTCGCACCCTCGTCACCGAGGCCTACGGCGACTTCGATAGAGAACTGGGTGATATCGTCGCTCGGTTTTTCGACGAGCGCTGGATCGACGCGCCGCCGGTTGCAGGGAAGCGGGGCGGGGCGTTCAGCCACGGCGCGGTGCCAAGTGCGCACCCGTACATCCTCATGAACTACACGGGCCGCGTCCGCGACGTGCAGACGCTCGCACACGAACTCGGCCACGGCGTCCACCAGTATCTCAGCCGCGAGCAAGGCGTCTTCCACGCCGACACGCCGCTGACGACGGCGGAAACGGCGTCCGTGTTCGGGGAGATGCTCGTCTTCCAGCGCCTCATCGGGGCAGAGACGGCACCGCGCCGCCGCCTCTCGATGCTGGTTCAGAAAATTGACGACTCGATGGCGACGGTCTTCCGGCAAGTGACGATGAACCGCTTCGAAGAGGCCATTCATCTCCATCGCCGGGGCGAAGGGGAGCTCACGGCGGACCAGTTTGCCGAGCACTGGATGACCACACAGACGGCGATGTACGGCGACAGCGTTCTCCTGGGCGACCACTATCGGCGTTGGTGGAGCTACATCCCACACTTCGTCCATACGCCCGGCTACGTCTACGCGTATGCTTTTGGCGAGCTACTCGTGCTCGCGCTCTACGCACGCTATGTCGAGGAGGGGAAGGCGTTTCCTCCGAAGTACCGGGACCTTCTGGTGGCGGGGGGCTCGGACTGGCCGCACGTACTTGTCGGACGCCTCGGCATCGACCTCGATGACCCGGGATTCTGGCAGCAGGGGCTCGACGCCATTGAGGCACTCGTCACCGAAGCCGAGGCCGAAGCCGCCAAACTGGACGTGTGA
- a CDS encoding glucose-1-phosphate cytidylyltransferase, whose product MKVVLFCGGQGMRIREYSGGLPKPMVRVGYRPILWHIMKFYAHYGHTDFILCLGHQGDKIKEYFLNYDECVSNDFVLSKGGRQVDLIQSDIHDWTITFVDTGLDACVGERLMAVKPYLEGEDYFLANYADGVSDVPLPKMIDFARAHGKAACFLGVQPNYTSHVVATKPDGTVSAIQHVSDVGLRINGGFFVLRTDVFDYMEPGDELVEAPFRRMIEAGQLASYVYDGFWACMDTFKEKQMLEEIQRQGDAPWEVWNREPVRAPDLTLGPASGDGAMKAVSVVKSEE is encoded by the coding sequence ATGAAAGTCGTTCTCTTTTGCGGCGGCCAAGGCATGCGCATCCGCGAATACAGCGGCGGCCTACCCAAGCCGATGGTGCGCGTCGGCTACCGCCCGATCCTCTGGCACATCATGAAGTTCTACGCCCACTACGGGCACACCGACTTCATCCTCTGCCTTGGCCATCAAGGTGACAAGATCAAGGAGTACTTCCTCAACTACGACGAGTGCGTCTCCAACGACTTCGTCCTCTCGAAGGGGGGACGTCAGGTCGACTTGATCCAGAGTGACATCCACGACTGGACCATCACGTTCGTCGACACCGGACTCGATGCCTGCGTGGGAGAGCGTCTCATGGCGGTAAAACCGTACCTCGAAGGGGAAGACTATTTCCTCGCCAACTATGCGGATGGCGTCTCCGACGTGCCGCTCCCGAAGATGATCGACTTCGCACGGGCACACGGCAAGGCGGCGTGCTTCCTCGGCGTGCAGCCGAACTACACCAGTCACGTCGTGGCCACCAAGCCCGACGGCACGGTCTCCGCCATCCAGCACGTCTCCGACGTCGGCCTGCGGATCAACGGCGGCTTCTTTGTGCTGCGCACCGACGTGTTCGACTATATGGAGCCGGGCGACGAACTCGTGGAAGCACCGTTCCGCCGCATGATTGAAGCCGGGCAGCTCGCCAGCTATGTGTACGACGGCTTCTGGGCGTGCATGGACACGTTCAAGGAAAAGCAAATGCTCGAAGAAATCCAGCGCCAGGGCGATGCGCCCTGGGAGGTGTGGAACCGCGAGCCCGTGCGCGCGCCGGACCTGACCCTCGGCCCCGCCTCCGGCGATGGCGCGATGAAGGCGGTCTCGGTGGTGAAGAGCGAGGAGTAG